In a single window of the Neoarius graeffei isolate fNeoGra1 chromosome 28, fNeoGra1.pri, whole genome shotgun sequence genome:
- the tmem141 gene encoding transmembrane protein 141, which yields MVNLGLRKVDDALVEKHPGLQQYAACQSRAFMKGTGSFIVGTISMFFAQQALQKRLKYPLQWNLLVSIVASSVFSYTVTRWETMKCTELWVFLEKGEVPDSSPLKDELLTPTAPKVTKYGDAME from the exons ATGGTCAACCTCGGACTCCGGAAGGTCGATGACGCGCTCGTGGAGAAACATCCG GGTTTACAGCAGTATGCTGCCTGCCAGTCTCGTGCATTCATGAAAGGAACAGGAAGCTTCATAGTTG GTACAATAAGCATGTTCTTCGCACAGCAAGCACTACAGAAAAGACTGAAGTATCCGCTCCAGTGGAACCTTCTAGTATCTATAG TGGCTTCCTCAGTGTTCAGCTACACAGTAACACGCTGGGAGACGATGAAATGCACAGAGCTGTGGGTTTTCTTAGAAAAAGGAGAAGTCCCTGATTCCAGTCCACTGA AGGATGAGCTTCTCACACCTACAGCTCCCAAAGTCACAAAATACGGAGATGCAATGGAGTAA